The following coding sequences lie in one Elusimicrobiota bacterium genomic window:
- a CDS encoding recombinase family protein: protein MIKYIAYCRKSTDEKEKQVLSIESQIEELKEFAAKEKLQIVCFLTESRTAKSLGRPVFEEVIQKIEKGEANAILSWHPDRLARNSVDGGKIVYLLDTGKLLDLKFPTFWFDNTPQGKFMLSIAFGQSKYYVDNLSENVKRGNRQKLRKGILPNKAPYGYLNEPRLRTIEVDLVKSKIVKKVFELFAEGESSIADISRFFQKFGVTRYNGKMLHLDTVKRILSNKFYIGIINFGGETYEGTHKLFISLELFGKVQKILEDREHPKNKKHNFTFLGLAKCAECGCAITAEVKHKCYPTTRGNVDYIYYRCTKKKTDCSQNYLREELLEQQLRAIVAKSALPASWATLWLERLNKEETEEKTNSENTTAKFSLEIQQVDQKLDRLLEGYLEQIIDPQVYQEKKNKLVEIKIRLKEKMTSISKNGSEWLGLMREFIEVAADAAKIARAKHNGEELSFFAKKVGSDYSLNNRRLFCVYKQGFAALAAGAGVASAIPDDPFSPFLWSVL, encoded by the coding sequence ATGATCAAATATATTGCCTACTGCCGAAAATCAACGGATGAAAAAGAAAAACAAGTTTTGTCTATTGAGTCACAAATTGAGGAACTGAAAGAGTTTGCCGCCAAAGAAAAATTGCAGATCGTTTGCTTCTTAACCGAATCCCGTACCGCCAAAAGTTTGGGAAGACCCGTTTTTGAAGAAGTTATCCAAAAAATCGAGAAAGGAGAAGCAAACGCAATTTTGAGTTGGCACCCGGATCGTTTAGCCAGAAATTCTGTTGACGGCGGAAAAATCGTTTACCTTCTCGATACTGGAAAACTCCTTGATCTAAAATTTCCCACATTTTGGTTTGATAACACTCCGCAAGGCAAATTTATGCTCTCAATCGCCTTTGGTCAGTCCAAATATTATGTGGATAATCTGTCCGAAAATGTAAAACGAGGAAACAGGCAAAAACTACGAAAAGGCATTCTACCCAATAAAGCGCCCTACGGATATCTTAACGAACCGAGATTACGGACAATCGAAGTTGATCTGGTAAAATCAAAAATCGTCAAAAAAGTATTTGAGCTTTTCGCCGAAGGCGAAAGCTCTATTGCTGATATTTCCCGATTCTTTCAAAAATTTGGGGTTACCCGTTACAATGGAAAAATGTTGCACCTTGATACAGTCAAACGAATTTTAAGTAACAAATTCTACATTGGAATTATCAACTTCGGTGGTGAAACTTATGAAGGAACGCATAAACTTTTTATTTCGTTGGAACTATTCGGAAAAGTCCAGAAAATTCTCGAAGATCGAGAACATCCCAAAAACAAAAAGCACAATTTTACTTTTTTGGGATTGGCAAAATGCGCGGAGTGTGGCTGTGCCATCACCGCCGAAGTTAAACACAAGTGTTATCCCACAACCCGCGGAAATGTGGATTACATTTATTACCGTTGTACCAAAAAGAAAACTGACTGCTCACAAAACTATTTGCGGGAAGAGCTTTTAGAGCAACAATTGCGAGCAATTGTTGCTAAATCTGCATTACCTGCTTCATGGGCTACACTTTGGCTGGAAAGACTGAACAAAGAAGAAACGGAAGAAAAAACAAATAGTGAAAATACAACAGCAAAATTTTCTCTTGAGATTCAACAGGTTGACCAAAAACTTGATCGTCTGCTTGAAGGCTATCTGGAACAGATTATTGATCCCCAAGTTTATCAAGAGAAAAAGAATAAGCTTGTTGAAATAAAAATAAGGTTGAAAGAGAAAATGACGAGTATTTCCAAAAACGGAAGTGAATGGCTCGGACTAATGAGGGAATTTATAGAAGTGGCCGCTGATGCGGCCAAAATCGCGCGCGCGAAACATAATGGCGAAGAATTATCATTCTTCGCCAAAAAAGTCGGCTCGGACTACTCTTTAAATAATCGGCGGCTTTTTTGCGTATATAAACAGGGCTTTGCAGCGCTCGCCGCGGGGGCGGGCGTGGCGAGCGCCATTCCCGACGACCCTTTTTCTCCATTTCTGTGGTCAGTTTTGTAG